The Symphalangus syndactylus isolate Jambi chromosome 11, NHGRI_mSymSyn1-v2.1_pri, whole genome shotgun sequence genome contains a region encoding:
- the LOC129457616 gene encoding ferritin light chain-like has translation SKTQAGFPLPASSHPPLPSPLATSRTIFSATSCSWDQTTPFLWLAPSCQPIVSSQIHQNYSTQVEAAVNCLVSLHLWASYTYFSLGFYFHRDDVDLEGVHHFFHKLAKEKHKCTDCPLKMQNQCGGRTVFQDIQKPCQDEWGKTLGAMEVTLALEKDLNQALLDLHALGSTCTDPHICDFLESRFLDEKVKLIKKIGDHLTNLHRLAGLQAGLGKKVHPQAHRSLPNPVTSEEPCSA, from the coding sequence TCTAAAACCCAAGCAGGGttccctctcccagcctctaGCCACCCTCCACTCCCCTCTCCACTTGCAACCTCCAGGACCATCTTCTCTGCTACCTCCTGCTCCTGGGACCAAACAACACCATTTTTGTGGTTAGCTCCTTCTTGCCAACCAATCGTGAGCTCCCAGATTCATCAGAACTATTCTACTCAGGTGGAGGCAGCTGTCAACTGCCTAGTCAGTTTGCATCTATGGGCTTCCTACACCTACTTCTCTCTGGGCTTCTATTTCCACCGTGATGATGTGGATCTGGAAGGTGTGCACCACTTCTTCCACAAATTGGCCAAGGAGAAGCACAAGTGCACTGACTGTCCCTTGAAAATGCAAAACCAGTGTGGCGGCCGCACTGTCTTCCAGGACATCCAGAAGCCGTGTCAAGATGAATGGGGTAAAACCCTGGGTGCGATGGAAGTCACTCTGGCCCTGGAGAAGGACCTGAACCAGGCCCTTTTGGATCTTCATGCCTTGGGTTCCACCTGCACAGACCCCCATATCTGTGACTTCCTGGAGAGCCGCTTCCTAGATGAAAAAGTGAAACTCATCAAGAAGATAGGTGACCACCTGACCAACCTTCACAGGCTGGCCGGCCTCCAGGCCGGGCTGGGCAAAAAGGTTCACCCTCAGGCACACAGGAGCCTACCAAACCCAGTGACATCTGAAGAGCCCTGCTCTGCCTGA